From Deltaproteobacteria bacterium, a single genomic window includes:
- a CDS encoding ABC transporter ATP-binding protein: MHPIIDITHLTKRYHSRGRTVSALQDINLPVEQGSFTTLIGPSGCGKSTILKIIAGIALPYDGQLRYKGRDITAMNTDVGFVTQDSNLFPWLTLIENVALALKIRGLPVEPRHSEAQRFIDMMELSGFEHHYPHELSGGMQKRGSIIRTLIYNPEVILMDEPFGPLDAQTRLLLQDELLRIWDQNKKTILFVTHDLTEAIALSDKVVLMTKRPGTVKRIFDVPLPRPRNVFEIHNEQGFRDIYHEIWESFRTEIKI; encoded by the coding sequence ATGCACCCGATCATCGACATCACCCATTTGACCAAGCGCTACCACTCTCGCGGCAGAACTGTATCCGCCTTGCAAGATATCAATCTGCCCGTCGAGCAAGGCTCGTTCACCACGCTGATCGGACCGAGCGGCTGCGGTAAGAGCACGATTCTAAAAATCATTGCCGGCATCGCCCTCCCCTACGACGGTCAATTGCGCTACAAAGGCCGCGACATCACGGCGATGAACACCGACGTCGGCTTCGTCACCCAGGACAGCAATCTGTTTCCATGGCTCACGCTGATCGAGAACGTCGCGCTGGCCCTAAAAATTCGCGGCTTGCCGGTGGAGCCACGACACAGCGAAGCCCAACGTTTCATCGACATGATGGAATTGAGCGGCTTTGAACACCATTACCCACATGAACTTTCCGGCGGCATGCAAAAGCGCGGCTCGATCATCCGCACGTTAATCTACAACCCGGAAGTCATTCTGATGGACGAACCCTTTGGCCCCTTGGACGCGCAGACTCGGCTGCTTTTGCAGGACGAACTCTTACGCATCTGGGACCAAAACAAGAAAACGATTCTCTTCGTCACCCACGATCTCACCGAAGCGATCGCGCTATCCGACAAAGTGGTGTTAATGACCAAACGCCCCGGCACGGTCAAGCGCATCTTCGACGTGCCGCTGCCGCGCCCGAGAAACGTTTTCGAGATTCACAACGAGCAGGGTTTCAGAGATATCTACCACGAAATCTGGGAGAGCTTCCGAACCGAGATAAAGATTTAG
- a CDS encoding UbiD family decarboxylase produces the protein MFDSSKIQPHLAFTDLREWMAEAEKLGELKTVLGATWEEGIGLATDVVVPPDDGPAVIFDEVPGCPKGFRVIINTFAGKRRAMTFGFPQGLTKQELSDAYFDHYQKTPRNLAPVYVDDGPIFQNVVSGDDIDILKFPTPKWHLADGGRYIGTGCYSVTMDPDEKWVNAGCYRAMIQDKKTVSLLMVPGKHGYMHRQKYFRKGEKMPLALVLGGDPLFFFMAGTEHPYGVCEYDIVGGMRGKPVECVRGKVTGLPFPANSEIVLEGFLNNDNRKFEGPFGEWTGYYASDESAQPVLEIEAVYHRNDPIILGVPPIGGGSDEMARYRAIMRSAMLKQELRNAGVPDVTQVWPHEIGASRMLIAMAIKQRYPGHAKQAATLASSCGASVYGCKMIIVVDDDIDVSNLDQLMWAMLSRYDPATSVDIVSRMRSTPADPRLTPEQRKVRDFTNSRMIIDATRPFEWGDKFPKVNAPSQDVVRKAREMFGYLLK, from the coding sequence ATGTTCGATAGCTCAAAAATACAGCCGCACCTGGCTTTCACCGACCTGCGCGAGTGGATGGCGGAGGCCGAGAAGTTGGGCGAGTTAAAAACCGTGCTCGGCGCCACCTGGGAGGAGGGCATTGGGCTCGCCACCGACGTCGTGGTGCCGCCCGATGACGGGCCGGCGGTGATCTTCGACGAAGTGCCGGGTTGCCCGAAGGGGTTTCGCGTGATCATCAATACATTTGCCGGCAAGCGGCGCGCGATGACCTTCGGTTTCCCTCAGGGCTTGACGAAGCAGGAATTGAGCGATGCCTACTTCGATCACTATCAGAAGACGCCAAGAAACCTGGCGCCGGTTTACGTTGACGACGGGCCGATCTTTCAGAACGTCGTCAGTGGCGACGACATCGACATTTTGAAATTTCCCACGCCGAAGTGGCACCTCGCGGACGGCGGCCGCTACATTGGCACCGGCTGCTATTCGGTCACCATGGATCCCGACGAGAAATGGGTGAACGCCGGCTGCTACCGTGCGATGATCCAGGACAAGAAAACCGTGAGTCTGCTCATGGTGCCGGGCAAGCATGGCTACATGCATCGGCAAAAATATTTCCGTAAAGGCGAAAAAATGCCGCTGGCGCTTGTGCTAGGCGGCGACCCGCTGTTTTTCTTTATGGCCGGCACCGAGCATCCCTATGGCGTCTGCGAGTACGATATCGTCGGCGGCATGCGCGGCAAACCCGTCGAATGTGTGCGCGGCAAAGTGACCGGGCTGCCGTTCCCCGCCAATTCGGAAATCGTTCTTGAGGGCTTTTTGAATAATGACAACCGCAAGTTTGAGGGCCCCTTCGGCGAGTGGACCGGCTACTATGCGTCGGACGAGAGCGCCCAACCGGTGCTGGAAATCGAAGCCGTCTACCATCGAAACGATCCGATCATTCTCGGCGTGCCGCCGATTGGCGGCGGCTCCGACGAGATGGCGCGCTACCGCGCCATCATGCGCTCGGCAATGTTAAAGCAGGAGCTGCGTAACGCCGGCGTGCCGGACGTGACGCAGGTCTGGCCGCACGAGATCGGCGCTTCGCGCATGCTGATCGCCATGGCGATCAAGCAGCGCTACCCCGGCCATGCCAAGCAGGCGGCGACGCTGGCTTCGAGCTGCGGCGCCAGCGTCTACGGCTGCAAGATGATCATCGTCGTCGACGATGATATCGACGTGTCCAACTTGGACCAGCTCATGTGGGCAATGCTGTCGCGCTACGATCCGGCAACTTCGGTGGACATCGTCTCGCGCATGCGTAGCACACCCGCCGACCCGCGTTTGACCCCCGAGCAGCGCAAGGTAAGAGATTTCACCAATTCGCGAATGATCATCGACGCCACCCGTCCGTTCGAATGGGGCGATAAGTTCCCCAAGGTCAACGCACCGAGCCAGGACGTCGTGCGCAAGGCGCGCGAGATGTTCGGTTACCTGTTGAAATAG
- a CDS encoding amidohydrolase, whose amino-acid sequence MGIIDADTHIDETDATWEYMPESDLPYKPTTTYPTNPDPKLPPARYWVIDGRRQVRFVRSDKDSGTVVESRELLDINVRLKHMDELGTDVQVIYPTLFLMEATEKPEVSTAMRKSYNRWLGDRCSKSNGRLRWVCMPPVMKMDDMESELRWAKEHGACGVLKKGDREANKYPADPYFDPLFAAAEKYDLAVCIHTGSGIPDFSPAREFSHGQFMRTKAGVINAIIGLVVHKIPQRFPKLRFGAIEAGSMWAPFVEYDLRRQAFRQQGRETVGVLGIPDLELSGNVFKDNRIYITCQVDEDLPYILRCVGEDNLIVGSDYTHRDPSMELEFRKELEKRAAKGELTERAIQKILYDNPKTLYAL is encoded by the coding sequence GTGGGAATCATTGACGCTGACACACATATCGACGAGACCGATGCGACCTGGGAATACATGCCGGAGAGCGACCTGCCATACAAGCCGACGACGACGTATCCAACCAATCCCGATCCGAAGTTGCCGCCGGCGCGCTACTGGGTGATCGACGGGCGGCGCCAAGTCCGCTTTGTCCGCAGCGACAAAGACTCCGGTACCGTGGTCGAATCGCGCGAGCTGTTGGATATCAACGTGCGTTTGAAACACATGGACGAGCTGGGCACCGATGTCCAAGTGATCTACCCAACGCTATTTTTGATGGAGGCCACCGAAAAGCCCGAAGTCAGCACGGCCATGCGCAAGAGCTACAATCGCTGGCTCGGCGATCGCTGCTCGAAGTCCAACGGCCGGCTGCGTTGGGTGTGCATGCCGCCCGTGATGAAAATGGATGACATGGAAAGCGAGCTGCGCTGGGCCAAAGAACACGGTGCCTGCGGCGTGCTTAAGAAAGGCGATCGCGAAGCGAACAAGTATCCCGCCGATCCCTATTTCGATCCACTCTTCGCGGCGGCGGAAAAATATGATCTGGCCGTCTGCATTCACACCGGTTCCGGCATTCCCGACTTTTCTCCGGCGCGAGAGTTCTCCCATGGGCAGTTCATGCGCACCAAAGCGGGCGTGATCAACGCGATCATCGGCCTGGTCGTGCACAAGATACCGCAACGGTTTCCCAAGCTGCGCTTTGGCGCCATCGAAGCCGGCTCCATGTGGGCGCCATTTGTCGAGTACGATCTGCGCCGCCAGGCGTTTAGGCAACAGGGCCGCGAGACGGTTGGGGTGTTGGGCATACCGGACCTCGAGCTCTCTGGCAATGTTTTTAAGGATAACCGCATTTATATTACCTGTCAGGTTGATGAGGACCTGCCGTATATTCTCCGCTGCGTCGGCGAGGACAACCTGATTGTCGGTTCGGATTACACGCACCGCGATCCATCCATGGAACTGGAGTTTCGCAAGGAGCTCGAGAAACGTGCCGCCAAGGGAGAACTCACGGAGCGGGCGATCCAGAAAATTCTCTACGACAATCCCAAAACGCTCTACGCGTTATAA
- a CDS encoding amidohydrolase produces the protein MGIIDADTHIDETEDTWEFMTGDDLKYKPTTQYPPNPDPTKVPTRYWMIDGRRNLRFIRSDEESGTVVESRELLDVNVRLKHMDQIGTDIQVIYPTLFLMEVTEKPEVDTALRRSYNRWLADRCGKTGGRLRWVCLPPLHNMDEAIKELRFAKEHGACGVLKKGDREAGKWIADPYFFRFYEEAEKLDLAICIHTGSGTPDFMPAKDFSLAQFWRTKAPTINGIETLIVHNIPQQFPKLRFAAVEAGASWASFVDYDMRRRVQNRVGRRSVLGSPETKLENNIFKDNRIYITCQVDEDLPSILKYVGEDNLIVGSDYTHRDPSMELEFRALLEQRAANGEIPKSAVGKILYDNPKALYAF, from the coding sequence ATGGGCATTATCGACGCTGACACACATATCGATGAAACCGAAGATACTTGGGAGTTCATGACCGGTGACGATCTCAAGTACAAACCGACGACGCAGTATCCGCCGAACCCAGACCCAACGAAGGTGCCGACGCGCTATTGGATGATCGATGGGCGGCGCAACCTGCGCTTCATTCGCAGCGACGAAGAGTCGGGCACGGTGGTCGAGTCGCGCGAGTTGCTCGACGTAAACGTTCGGCTCAAGCACATGGACCAGATCGGCACCGACATTCAGGTGATCTACCCGACGTTGTTTCTCATGGAAGTGACGGAGAAGCCGGAGGTCGATACTGCGCTAAGGCGGAGCTACAACCGCTGGCTCGCCGACCGTTGCGGCAAAACCGGTGGCCGTTTGCGCTGGGTTTGCCTGCCGCCGCTGCACAACATGGACGAGGCGATCAAGGAGCTGCGCTTTGCCAAGGAGCATGGCGCCTGCGGCGTGCTTAAGAAAGGCGACCGCGAGGCCGGCAAATGGATCGCCGATCCCTATTTTTTCCGGTTCTACGAAGAAGCGGAGAAGCTCGATCTGGCGATTTGTATCCATACCGGCTCGGGGACGCCGGACTTTATGCCGGCGAAGGATTTTTCTTTGGCGCAGTTTTGGCGCACCAAGGCGCCGACGATCAATGGTATCGAGACTTTGATCGTGCACAATATTCCGCAGCAGTTTCCCAAGCTGCGCTTTGCTGCGGTCGAGGCGGGCGCTTCGTGGGCCAGCTTTGTCGACTACGACATGCGCCGGCGGGTGCAGAACCGCGTCGGGCGGAGAAGTGTGTTGGGCAGCCCCGAGACCAAGCTCGAAAACAATATTTTTAAAGACAATCGCATTTACATTACCTGCCAGGTTGACGAGGACTTGCCGTCAATTCTGAAATACGTCGGCGAAGACAACCTCATCGTCGGCTCCGACTACACGCACCGCGATCCGTCGATGGAGTTGGAATTTCGCGCGCTCTTGGAGCAGCGCGCCGCCAATGGCGAGATTCCGAAGTCGGCCGTGGGTAAGATTCTCTACGACAATCCGAAAGCGCTCTACGCGTTCTGA